A region from the Panicum hallii strain FIL2 chromosome 1, PHallii_v3.1, whole genome shotgun sequence genome encodes:
- the LOC112889822 gene encoding exocyst complex component EXO70B1-like, whose amino-acid sequence MSSAAPAPPPPQPESPSAGGGDKVLAAAQHIVKSLATSKNAADDMIRILSGFDNRLSSITNDHLFPSPDPSSGSGSGSASASGSSASEISAAAAFDAADQLIQLWDATPEALVFEAPEDDVAQYLAAVDVAVEHLARGGPGGARAGVAVQLAMARLEEELRHLMVRHAVPIDPTGLFFSLRRLSLESMDDLDASSEFDAATPHSLDGTPAGSETARGAALGSNPFEDQVFDPVRPEAVDELRAIADRMARAGYSRELADAYCGVRRDLLDEYLSVLGVERLSIDEVQRIEWKLLNDKMKKWVQGVKTVVRVLLAGERRLCDQVLAVSDDLMEECFLESTKGCIMQILSFGDAVTVCPRSPEKVPRILDMYEVLAEVIPEMRDLCIGSSGDGVISDVQAILDRLGDAVRGNLFEFGKMLQQETSRRAMTAGEIHPMTRYVMNYLRLLVVYSETLDVLLADDNSDHDALRNSDDQDQEHLESMTPLGRRLLKLISYLEANLEEKSKLYEDAALECIFAMNNLLYIVQKVKDSELGKILGDHWIKRRSGKIRQYSKSYLRISWTKPLSYFKEDGYGSGSGSGSGSGSGHSSSRMSIKEKFKNFNMAFEEIYRNQTLWKVPDPQLREELKISISENVIPAYRAFLGRYGNQVDGGRNPGKYIKYTPDDLESQLSDLFEGSSVSVNNSRRRA is encoded by the coding sequence ATGTCGTCagcggcgcccgcgcccccgccgccccagcCGGAGTCCCcctccgccggcggcggcgacaagGTCCTGGCCGCGGCGCAGCACATCGTCAAGTCCCTCGCGACCTCCAAGAACGCCGCCGACGACATGATCCGCATCCTCTCCGGCTTCGACAACCGCCTCTCCTCCATCACCAACGACCACCTCTTCCCCTCCCCGGACCcctcctccggctccggctccggctccgcctccgcctcgggctcctccgcctccgagatctccgccgccgccgccttcgacGCCGCGGACCAGCTCATCCAGCTCTGGGACGCCACCCCGGAGGCGCTCGTCTTCGAGGCCCCCGAGGACGACGTCGCGCAGTACCTCGCCGCGGTCGACGTCGCCGTCGAGCACCTCGCGCGAGGGGgccccggcggcgcgcgtgcgggCGTCGCCGTGCAGCTCGCCATGGCGCGGCTCGAGGAGGAGCTCCGCCACCTCATGGTCCGCCACGCCGTGCCGATCGACCCCACGGGGCTCTTCTTCTCGCTGCGCCGCCTCTCGCTCGAGTCCATGGACGACCTCGACGCCTCCTCCGAGTTCGACGCCGCCACGCCGCACAGCCTGGACGGCACCCCCGCGGGGTCGGAGACAGCGCGCGGCGCTGCGCTGGGATCCAACCCCTTCGAGGACCAGGTGTTCGACCCCGTGCGCCCCGAGGCCGTCGACGAGCTGCGCGCCATCGCCGACCGGATGGCGCGCGCGGGCTACTCCCGCGAGCTCGCCGACGCCTACTGCGGCGTCCGGCGCGACCTGCTCGACGAGTACCTCTCCGTGCTCGGCGTCGAGCGCCTAAGCATCGACGAGGTACAGCGCATCGAGTGGAAGCTTCTCAACGACAAGATGAAGAAGTGGGTGCAAGGCGTCAAGACGGTCGTGCGCGTGCTGCTTGCTGGTGAGCGCCGCCTCTGTGACCAGGTGCTTGCCGTCTCCGATGACCTTATGGAGGAGTGCTTCCTTGAGTCCACCAAAGGATGCATTATGCAGATTCTCAGCTTTGGGGATGCTGTGACTGTGTGCCCCCGCTCGCCGGAGAAGGTGCCCCGGATCCTTGACATGTATGAGGTGCTTGCAGAGGTGATTCCTGAAATGAGGGACTTGTGCATAGGAAGTTCTGGGGATGGTGTGATCAGTGACGTGCAGGCCATTCTTGATAGGCTTGGTGATGCCGTGAGGGGTAACCTGTTTGAGTTTGGGAAGATGTTGCAGCAGGAGACATCACGGAGGGCGATGACGGCTGGTGAGATCCACCCGATGACACGCTATGTCATGAACTATTTGAGGTTGCTGGTTGTTTACAGTGAGACACTTGATGTCCTCTTGGCTGATGACAATAGTGATCACGATGCTTTAAGAAATTCTGATGATCAGGATCAGGAACACTTGGAGAGCATGACCCCTCTTGGAAGGCGTCTCCTGAAGCTGATATCTTATTTGGAGGCCAATTTGGAGGAAAAATCTAAGCTCTATGAAGATGCTGCCCTTGAGTGCATATTTGCCATGAACAATTTGCTCTATATTGTTCAGAAGGTAAAGGATTCTGAGCTAGGGAAGATTTTAGGTGATCACTGGATAAAAAGGCGGAGTGGTAAGATTCGGCAGTATTCAAAGAGCTATCTAAGGATTTCTTGGACCAAACCTTTGTCATATTTCAAGGAAGATGGATATGGGAGTGGGAGCGGAAGCGGGAGTGGCAGTGGCAGTGGGCATTCAAGTTCTAGGATGTCCATCAAGGAAAAGTTCAAGAACTTCAACATGGCCTTTGAGGAAATTTACAGGAACCAAACACTCTGGAAAGTTCCAGATCCTCAACTCCGGGAAGAACTGAAAATATCAATATCTGAAAATGTAATTCCAGCATATCGTGCTTTTCTAGGCAGATATGGTAATCAAGTAGATGGGGGAAGAAATCCAGGAAAATATATAAAATACACACCAGATGATTTGGAGAGCCAGTTATCTGATTTATTTGAAGGGTCATCAGTTTCTGTCAACAACTCTAGGAGAAGAGCATAG
- the LOC112874900 gene encoding uncharacterized protein LOC112874900, giving the protein MKKATRYMKQLFAAVVAAVKSTAVGTRASSLRTRLIVLGIMRNKKLLLSAIQSKIHAIMGGSGQGGHSNAVATHGGGEGGTTTEGAVRGGAGGRLLLGGGRKAAVLQSLPSFVVEQESRAVVLSSLPSFALERDGGAGLARSPLAGGEEVVEYNDGSCEKQAIAAAAAAGSAVEGEFRLEDEIDRVADVFIRRFHDQMKLQKLESFKRFCEMLERGA; this is encoded by the coding sequence ATGAAGAAGGCGACCAGGTACATGAAGCAGCTCTTCGCCGCCGTCGTGGCGGCGGTGAAGTCCACGGCGGTGGGCACCAGGGCCAGCTCCCTGCGGACGCGGCTCATCGTGCTCGGCATCATGCGCAACAAGAAGCTACTGCTGAGCGCCATCCAGAGCAAGATCCACGCCATCATGGGCGGCAGCGGCCAGGGCGGCCACAGCAATGCGGTGGCcacccacggcggcggcgagggcggtaCGACGACTGAGGGCGCAGTACGtggaggcgccggcgggcgccTGCTCCTCGGAGGCGGCAGGAAGGCCGCCGTGCTGCAGAGCCTGCCGAGCTTCGTGGTGGAGCAGGAGAGCAGGGCCGTCGTGCTCAGCAGCCTGCCGAGCTTCGCGCTCGagcgggacggcggcgcgggcctGGCCCGCTCGCCgctggccggcggggaggaggtaGTGGAATACAACGACGGCAGCTGCGAGAAGCAGGCgatcgcagccgccgccgccgcggggtcGGCGGTGGAGGGGGAGTTCCGGCTGGAGGACGAGATCGACCGCGTGGCGGACGTGTTCATCCGGCGGTTCCACGACCAGATGAAGCTGCAGAAGCTCGAGTCCTTCAAGAGGTTCTGCGAGATGCTCGAGAGGGGCGCCTGA